The proteins below are encoded in one region of Sander lucioperca isolate FBNREF2018 chromosome 11, SLUC_FBN_1.2, whole genome shotgun sequence:
- the LOC116038232 gene encoding proproteinase E-like, which produces MMKVALVLLFAAYAHGCGTPTYQPSVSRVVNGEDARPYSWPWQISLQYLSGSTYHHTCGGTLLAPNWVMTAGHCIGSRTYRVVLGDYDLTKEESYEQIRGVQTIVVHPRWNSNCLSCGNDIAMIKLASPAVVNDKVQPSCVPPSGEIAPHNDPCYITGWGRLYSGGPIASKLQQALLPVVGHSVCSSSGWWGSSVKPTMICGGGDTRSGCHGDSGGPLNCKGVDGRWYVQGVTSFVSSLGCNTPMKPTVFTRTSSFTKWISDTMLQY; this is translated from the exons ATGATGAAAGTGGCCCTTGTCCTGCTGTTCGCTGCCTACG CTCACGGGTGTGGCACACCCACCTATCAGCCCTCTGTGAGCCGTGTTGTGAACGGGGAAGATGCCCGACCCTACAGCTGGCCCTGGCAG ATCTCTCTGCAGTATCTCAGCGGCTCCACGTACCATCACACCTGTGGAGGCACTCTGCTCGCTCCCAACTGGGTCATGACTGCCGGTCACTGCATCGG ATCTCGTACCTACCGCGTGGTGCTGGGCGACTACGACCTCACCAAAGAGGAGAGCTATGAGCAGATTAGAGGCGTACAGACGATCGTGGTTCACCCTAGATGGAATAGTAACTGCCTGTCTTGTGG TAATGACATCGCGATGATCAAACTGGCGTCCCCTGCCGTTGTGAACGACAAGGTGCAGCCGTCCTGTGTGCCACCGAGTGGAGAGATCGCTCCTCACAACGACCCCTGCTACATCACCGGCTGGGGAAGACTCTACA GTGGTGGTCCTATCGCCTCTAAGCTCCAGCAGGCTCTCCTTCCTGTGGTCGGCCACAGCgtctgcagcagcagcggctGGTGGGGCAGCAGCGTGAAACCCACAATGATCTGCGGTGGCGGTGACACCCGCTCTGGCTGCCAT gGGGATTCAGGAGGCCCTCTAAACTGCAAGGGTGTGGATGGCAGGTGGTACGTGCAGGGGGTGACCAGCTTTGTCTCCTCTCTAGGATGCAACACCCCAATGAAGCCCACAGTGTTCACTCGCACCTCTTCCTTCACCAAGTGGATCAGTGAC ACGATGCTGCAGTACTGA